The following are from one region of the Flexistipes sp. genome:
- the rny gene encoding ribonuclease Y, which produces MVWLYILIGVVALIAGFVAGAVIVKKKIESDNAKVGKTSEEILNKARREADEIIKEAKLESKEIIFKGKQEAENEIKEGKKELQAQEKRILAKEEALDKKVELAEKKEEMIIQREKEYEDKIAEVDKIKAETDSIRLQLIQEIEKISGMTREEAKQLLRQEMVEEAKVDAAREIREIEEEVKRTADKKAQSVIATSIQRCAPEYVSEIAVSSVNLPSDEMKGRIIGREGRNIRTFESVTGVDIIVDDTPEAVILSSYDPFRREIAKLTLERLISDGRIHPSRIEEHYEKSKQEVEKHIYEVGEEAAFNLGIHNIHSDLLKLIGRLKYRTSYGQNVLGHSIEVAKIAGIMAAELGLDEKMAKRMGLLHDIGKAVDQESEGSHTEVGVDIVKKYKEDPRILNAILSHHGEEEFKYTESVLIQAADALSASRPGARREVLESYIKRLEKLEEISSSFEGVSKAYAIQAGRELRIIVEPDRVNDDTMVTLSKDIAKKIEEELTYPGQIKVTVIREARTVEYAK; this is translated from the coding sequence ATGGTTTGGTTATACATCTTGATTGGCGTTGTAGCCCTTATTGCAGGTTTTGTAGCCGGCGCAGTTATCGTGAAGAAGAAAATTGAATCTGACAATGCCAAAGTCGGTAAAACATCCGAGGAAATACTTAATAAGGCCAGACGTGAAGCTGATGAAATTATTAAAGAAGCAAAACTGGAATCCAAAGAAATCATTTTCAAAGGGAAACAGGAAGCTGAAAATGAAATAAAAGAAGGAAAGAAAGAATTACAGGCTCAGGAAAAAAGAATTCTGGCAAAAGAAGAAGCACTGGATAAAAAGGTCGAACTGGCCGAGAAGAAAGAAGAGATGATTATCCAGAGGGAAAAGGAATATGAAGATAAGATTGCTGAAGTAGATAAGATTAAAGCTGAAACGGACAGCATCAGATTGCAGCTGATCCAGGAAATAGAAAAAATATCGGGTATGACCCGGGAAGAGGCAAAACAGCTGCTCAGACAGGAAATGGTAGAAGAGGCTAAAGTGGATGCGGCACGTGAAATCAGAGAAATTGAAGAAGAAGTAAAACGAACTGCCGATAAAAAAGCTCAAAGTGTTATCGCCACTTCCATACAGAGATGCGCACCTGAATATGTGAGTGAAATCGCCGTATCTTCGGTCAATCTTCCTTCCGATGAAATGAAAGGTCGTATTATCGGCAGAGAGGGTAGAAATATCAGAACCTTTGAAAGTGTAACGGGAGTGGATATTATTGTTGACGATACACCGGAGGCAGTAATACTTTCCTCTTATGACCCGTTCCGCAGGGAAATTGCAAAACTTACTCTGGAAAGATTGATTTCCGACGGCCGGATTCACCCTTCACGAATCGAAGAGCATTATGAAAAGAGTAAACAGGAAGTTGAAAAACACATTTATGAAGTTGGTGAGGAGGCAGCATTTAATCTGGGGATACATAATATACATTCTGATCTTCTGAAACTTATCGGAAGACTCAAATACAGAACAAGCTACGGCCAGAATGTTTTAGGCCATTCTATTGAAGTGGCCAAGATAGCGGGTATCATGGCTGCAGAGCTGGGACTGGATGAAAAGATGGCAAAACGCATGGGACTGCTGCACGATATAGGTAAGGCTGTCGATCAGGAAAGTGAAGGCTCACATACGGAAGTGGGCGTTGATATTGTTAAGAAATACAAGGAAGATCCCAGGATTCTCAATGCCATTCTTTCCCACCACGGAGAAGAGGAATTTAAGTATACGGAATCTGTTCTTATACAGGCTGCTGATGCACTTTCAGCCTCCAGACCTGGTGCCAGAAGGGAAGTGCTGGAATCATACATAAAGCGTCTTGAGAAACTGGAGGAAATATCCTCAAGCTTTGAAGGGGTCAGTAAGGCTTACGCCATTCAGGCAGGACGGGAATTGCGTATTATTGTTGAGCCGGACAGGGTTAATGATGATACAATGGTTACACTTTCTAAGGATATAGCCAAAAAGATTGAGGAAGAACTTACCTATCCCGGTCAGATTAAGGTTACGGTTATAAGAGAGGCGAGAACTGTAGAGTATGCGAAATAA
- a CDS encoding TIGR00282 family metallophosphoesterase → MRNNKTLEVLFIGDIVGRSGRRSASLALKELSETASFDLVIANVENSASGFGITLNVYKELRKLGIDFMTSGNHIWDKKDTEKEIEKYENVIRPANYPDGVPGVGFKTVEADGVSVCISNFMGRVFMPVSDCPFRSFDRLYEKQPDALHLVDFHGEATSEKMAFGLYTDSRAAAVCCTHTHVQTNDDRMLPKGTFYISDVGMCGSADSVIGTTYEKAMKRFLYSMPAKFDVEKKGTLIFNAVNLSIDKTTKRVVHFEKIKKYYGE, encoded by the coding sequence ATGCGAAATAATAAAACTCTAGAGGTTCTGTTTATCGGAGACATAGTGGGAAGGAGCGGGCGCAGATCCGCCTCCCTGGCTCTGAAGGAACTCAGTGAAACAGCTTCTTTTGACCTGGTTATTGCCAATGTTGAAAATTCAGCCAGTGGTTTTGGAATAACGCTCAATGTTTATAAAGAGCTGAGAAAACTGGGTATTGATTTTATGACAAGCGGTAACCATATTTGGGATAAAAAAGATACGGAAAAAGAGATAGAGAAGTACGAAAATGTAATAAGACCGGCCAACTATCCTGACGGTGTGCCCGGAGTCGGTTTTAAAACTGTTGAAGCAGATGGTGTAAGTGTTTGTATTTCAAATTTTATGGGGCGTGTTTTTATGCCCGTTTCCGACTGTCCTTTCAGATCTTTTGACAGACTTTATGAAAAACAACCGGATGCCCTTCATCTGGTTGATTTCCACGGAGAAGCCACAAGTGAGAAAATGGCCTTCGGACTTTACACAGACTCAAGGGCTGCCGCTGTCTGCTGTACGCATACGCATGTTCAGACCAATGATGACAGGATGCTGCCGAAAGGAACCTTCTATATAAGTGATGTGGGAATGTGCGGCAGTGCCGATTCAGTAATTGGTACCACTTATGAAAAGGCAATGAAACGCTTTCTTTATTCGATGCCTGCAAAATTTGATGTTGAAAAAAAAGGAACTTTAATCTTTAATGCTGTTAATTTGTCTATAGATAAAACAACAAAAAGGGTTGTACATTTTGAGAAGATAAAAAAATATTACGGGGAGTAA
- the nadA gene encoding quinolinate synthase NadA: MDLKAEIKKLLKEKDAVLLAHNYQIDEIQEIADFTGDSLGLSIEASKVQQNTIVFCGVHFMAETAHILSPEKTVLLPEIEAGCPMADMITGDKVRQLKMEYPGVPVVCYVNSSAEVKAESDICCTSANAVNVVKSLDTDKVIFVPDKNLGHYVSRFVDTEVILYEGFCPIHERVTKKEVEALKSMHPDALFVAHPECPPEVVDMADHICSTSGVYKYAKETDNKKFIIGTEEGVGYRLRKENPDKEFYFAYDSFKCKNMKKTNLKKVYDALVKEQYKITLDPALRNRAYTSIDKMLQVPRNY, encoded by the coding sequence ATGGATTTAAAAGCAGAAATAAAAAAACTTCTTAAAGAAAAAGATGCAGTTTTACTTGCTCATAACTACCAAATTGATGAAATTCAGGAAATTGCCGATTTTACAGGCGACTCTCTGGGCTTAAGTATTGAGGCTTCGAAGGTTCAGCAGAATACCATTGTTTTCTGCGGTGTTCATTTTATGGCTGAGACGGCTCATATTTTATCACCTGAAAAAACCGTCCTGCTTCCGGAGATAGAAGCAGGATGTCCGATGGCAGATATGATTACGGGTGACAAGGTGCGGCAGCTGAAGATGGAGTATCCGGGTGTGCCGGTTGTCTGCTATGTTAACTCATCGGCTGAAGTTAAAGCTGAGAGTGATATATGCTGTACTTCTGCCAACGCTGTAAATGTTGTGAAATCTCTGGATACAGATAAAGTTATTTTTGTCCCGGATAAAAATCTCGGACATTATGTTTCAAGATTTGTGGATACCGAAGTGATTTTGTATGAAGGTTTCTGTCCCATACACGAAAGGGTTACAAAGAAGGAAGTGGAAGCATTAAAGAGTATGCATCCTGATGCTCTTTTTGTTGCTCATCCTGAGTGTCCTCCTGAAGTTGTGGATATGGCGGATCATATTTGCTCAACATCAGGTGTGTACAAATACGCCAAAGAGACTGACAATAAAAAGTTTATAATCGGAACGGAAGAGGGTGTGGGATACAGGCTTCGAAAAGAAAACCCGGATAAAGAATTTTATTTTGCCTATGATTCCTTTAAATGTAAAAATATGAAGAAGACAAATCTGAAAAAAGTTTACGACGCATTGGTCAAGGAGCAGTATAAGATAACACTTGATCCTGCACTTAGAAACAGGGCTTATACTTCAATAGACAAAATGCTTCAGGTTCCGAGAAATTATTAA
- a CDS encoding GGDEF domain-containing protein encodes MNIEDFHKIIKNALNKGPSAYDFINKKNINCGEKNQFCEDLAALLNQIKEAYECTKKLSEGDLDINCSKTNFFAMPAKNLQSNLNHLTWQAQQISDGDYNHKVSFLGDFSEAFNKMTESLKEKDALEKRLIEVLEEKATTDSLTKIANRSKFNEILTHEMERADRYQNGLSLIMLDIDHFKKINDTYGHIKGDETLKRLAEIVENNIRKSDFFARWGGEEFILLVPHTSLDNAAMLAEKLRKLVKTSKQPVDCQVTCSFGVTHFKKGDTANTFTDRADKALYKAKENGRDRVEITK; translated from the coding sequence ATGAATATCGAGGACTTCCATAAAATAATTAAAAATGCGCTTAACAAGGGGCCGTCTGCCTACGATTTTATCAATAAGAAAAACATCAACTGCGGAGAGAAAAATCAGTTTTGCGAAGATCTGGCAGCACTGCTAAACCAGATAAAAGAGGCTTATGAGTGTACTAAAAAGCTTTCAGAAGGAGATCTGGATATAAACTGCAGCAAAACAAATTTCTTTGCAATGCCTGCAAAAAACCTTCAATCCAACCTGAACCATCTTACCTGGCAGGCGCAACAGATATCCGATGGTGATTATAATCATAAGGTCAGCTTTCTTGGAGATTTCTCCGAAGCATTTAACAAAATGACGGAATCGCTTAAGGAAAAGGACGCTCTGGAAAAAAGACTGATCGAGGTGCTGGAGGAAAAGGCAACAACTGATTCCCTCACCAAAATTGCTAACCGTTCAAAATTCAATGAAATCCTAACTCATGAAATGGAAAGAGCAGACAGGTACCAAAACGGACTTTCCCTAATTATGCTTGATATTGATCATTTTAAAAAAATCAATGATACATACGGACACATAAAGGGTGATGAAACGCTGAAAAGACTGGCCGAAATTGTGGAAAACAACATCAGAAAATCCGATTTTTTTGCAAGGTGGGGTGGTGAAGAATTTATACTTCTGGTTCCTCACACCAGCCTTGACAATGCTGCAATGCTCGCTGAAAAACTCAGGAAGTTGGTTAAAACATCCAAACAGCCGGTGGATTGTCAGGTAACCTGCAGCTTCGGCGTCACGCATTTCAAAAAAGGTGATACTGCAAACACTTTTACAGACAGGGCCGACAAGGCTCTGTATAAAGCAAAAGAAAACGGAAGGGACAGAGTCGAAATAACAAAATAA
- a CDS encoding V4R domain-containing protein, with translation MSNQEYDFQWEHLGDIRDGRPNLGEMTSVATYRLMQYTLRDVLTKELGYEKALDILSKAGMKAGEEFCRNMLDTSLEMNDFIEHLKDVLIELKMGVLRVEKMDMDSLKMVFTMSEDLDCSGLPIIGVEFCDYDEGFIAGILKVYTGQTFNVKEVDCWATGERICRFKIDLAE, from the coding sequence ATGAGTAATCAAGAGTACGATTTTCAATGGGAGCATTTGGGGGATATCCGGGACGGAAGGCCTAACCTGGGTGAAATGACAAGTGTGGCTACATACAGATTAATGCAGTACACGCTGAGGGACGTATTGACAAAGGAGTTGGGTTATGAAAAAGCTCTTGATATATTATCCAAAGCAGGGATGAAAGCCGGCGAAGAATTTTGCAGAAACATGCTTGATACAAGTCTGGAAATGAATGATTTTATTGAGCATTTAAAAGATGTGCTTATTGAATTGAAAATGGGCGTCTTGAGGGTTGAAAAAATGGACATGGATTCGTTAAAGATGGTGTTTACAATGTCGGAAGATCTGGACTGTTCAGGTCTGCCTATTATAGGTGTGGAATTCTGTGATTACGATGAAGGCTTTATTGCGGGAATTCTGAAGGTATATACAGGTCAAACGTTCAATGTTAAAGAAGTTGACTGCTGGGCTACAGGTGAACGGATATGCAGGTTCAAAATTGATTTGGCAGAATAA
- the mltB gene encoding lytic murein transglycosylase B, giving the protein MLRLIFTLFFYLCFSSFSHSLVIADKIAEKFDLPKSYVKENLSKAEIVDQVTDLISKPAETKEWGDYKKIFVNEQRISLGEDFYRKYREELEKAENEFYVPSEVVAAILGVETFFGKYSPEFNALDSLYTIAMNYERRSEYFTYELGNLLIYSYKNNINPKEIRSSYAGAIGYPQFMPSNILKYAVDFDEDGEVDLVNSMSDAIGSVANFLKQHGWHYSDPTAVSVAFGRRKLTGEWMSISMLKEKGVSFPFGLSGHKAKLIRLKDEGEDIYWAVFHNFEVLKRYNPSNKYALSVLLLAVALE; this is encoded by the coding sequence ATGTTGAGACTAATATTCACTCTGTTTTTTTATTTATGTTTTTCATCTTTCTCCCATTCTTTGGTAATCGCTGATAAGATAGCTGAAAAGTTTGATCTTCCAAAGAGCTATGTAAAAGAAAATTTATCAAAAGCAGAAATTGTTGACCAAGTCACAGACTTGATTTCAAAACCTGCTGAAACTAAAGAATGGGGAGATTATAAAAAAATTTTTGTCAATGAGCAAAGGATATCCCTGGGTGAAGACTTTTACAGAAAATACAGGGAGGAACTGGAGAAAGCTGAAAACGAATTCTACGTTCCCTCTGAAGTTGTTGCAGCCATCCTGGGAGTGGAAACATTTTTCGGGAAATATTCGCCGGAGTTTAATGCTTTGGATTCTTTGTATACAATTGCTATGAATTATGAAAGGAGGAGTGAATATTTCACATACGAACTGGGAAATCTGCTGATTTATTCCTATAAAAATAATATTAATCCCAAAGAGATACGATCATCATATGCCGGTGCGATAGGATATCCTCAGTTTATGCCTTCAAATATTTTAAAATATGCAGTGGATTTCGATGAAGACGGAGAGGTTGATTTGGTAAATTCCATGTCTGATGCAATAGGCAGTGTGGCGAATTTTCTAAAACAACACGGCTGGCACTATTCCGACCCTACCGCTGTATCGGTTGCCTTCGGCCGCAGGAAACTAACCGGTGAGTGGATGAGTATTTCCATGTTAAAGGAGAAAGGTGTTAGTTTTCCGTTCGGGTTATCAGGGCATAAAGCTAAACTTATACGTCTGAAAGACGAAGGAGAGGATATTTACTGGGCAGTTTTTCATAATTTTGAAGTTTTGAAAAGATATAACCCCAGTAACAAATATGCTCTGTCTGTACTTTTACTTGCTGTTGCATTAGAATAA
- the dmpI gene encoding 4-oxalocrotonate tautomerase DmpI, with protein sequence MPVITVEGPRTDDLSKKRDFVEKVTEAASELYSLPEESIIILMKENRQDNVSVGGKLLTDKK encoded by the coding sequence ATGCCGGTGATAACTGTAGAAGGGCCTAGAACTGATGATTTATCCAAGAAAAGAGATTTCGTGGAGAAAGTCACAGAGGCGGCTTCGGAATTGTATTCCCTGCCTGAAGAGAGCATAATTATTTTAATGAAAGAAAACAGGCAGGACAATGTCAGTGTCGGAGGGAAGCTGCTTACTGACAAAAAATAG
- a CDS encoding EAL domain-containing protein: MILKDDLTGLPNRNSLINELNVQKCKKIVLLGIDIKNFGEINSCYGNEEGDNFLVSFGRKLSEFANSLVFNNTEVYRLHSDVFALAACLDKTSLKKNLLDFAEMIVKKLENFISENPIRINSLNVTPSFVCGISHNDNFYGDNIGSNLFNRMDIALREAKSRNMKKISYCQFDEDVEKFYERNILWSNILKGVLQGKSKMVLKPYYQAIQKIGTGEIPKYECLIRMVGKNDVISPSMFLASAEQLGLLPSIGRIVISESCKIFRNLQCGFSINITAQDLADEEFEKFILSQCEINNIDHERVTLEILENEEIYNLKSKIINLKEDGFKIAIDDFGVGYSNFSRHHEINIDYIKIDGSLIENLLKSNKSYKTVKSIVSYAQSINAETIAEFVTNSDIYNKLKDLGVDYAQGYAIGKPLKLYPVPD, encoded by the coding sequence ATGATTTTAAAGGATGATTTGACAGGGCTTCCCAACAGGAACAGTTTGATTAATGAGCTGAATGTTCAAAAATGCAAAAAGATTGTTTTATTGGGCATTGATATTAAAAATTTCGGGGAGATAAACAGCTGCTACGGAAATGAAGAGGGGGATAATTTTCTGGTAAGCTTTGGAAGAAAATTGTCCGAATTTGCTAATTCTTTGGTTTTCAATAATACAGAAGTCTACAGACTGCACAGTGATGTTTTTGCTCTTGCAGCATGTCTGGATAAAACATCTTTAAAGAAAAACCTTCTCGATTTTGCAGAGATGATTGTAAAAAAGCTTGAAAACTTTATAAGTGAAAATCCTATTCGGATTAACAGCTTAAATGTGACACCGTCTTTTGTATGTGGCATTTCCCATAATGACAATTTTTATGGCGACAACATTGGCAGCAACCTTTTTAACAGAATGGATATAGCATTAAGGGAAGCAAAAAGTAGAAATATGAAGAAAATTTCATATTGTCAGTTTGATGAGGACGTGGAAAAATTTTATGAAAGAAACATTCTGTGGTCGAATATTCTAAAAGGTGTACTGCAGGGTAAAAGTAAGATGGTTTTGAAACCTTATTATCAGGCAATCCAGAAAATCGGAACCGGAGAGATCCCTAAGTACGAATGCCTTATAAGAATGGTTGGGAAAAATGATGTTATTTCTCCTTCAATGTTTCTGGCCTCAGCAGAACAGCTCGGTCTTTTACCTTCAATAGGAAGAATTGTTATATCCGAAAGCTGTAAAATCTTCAGGAATCTTCAATGCGGTTTTTCGATTAATATAACTGCTCAGGATCTGGCTGATGAGGAGTTTGAAAAATTTATACTCAGTCAATGTGAAATCAACAATATCGATCATGAAAGAGTTACGTTGGAAATTCTGGAAAATGAGGAAATTTATAATCTGAAATCAAAAATTATTAACCTTAAAGAAGACGGCTTTAAAATTGCCATTGATGATTTTGGTGTGGGCTATTCCAATTTCAGCAGGCATCATGAGATAAATATTGACTATATCAAAATTGACGGCAGCCTTATAGAAAACCTTCTCAAATCGAATAAATCTTATAAAACGGTAAAATCAATTGTAAGTTATGCGCAGAGCATCAATGCTGAGACAATCGCAGAATTTGTGACTAACTCGGATATTTATAATAAACTGAAAGATCTGGGCGTTGATTATGCCCAGGGGTATGCAATCGGCAAACCGCTGAAATTATACCCAGTGCCTGACTAA
- a CDS encoding tautomerase family protein has protein sequence MPHLQFEFSFNADSESKRKFASKIMEHFSEIMDTGTDHIGITIREFEDNGLFLGRVKNSEELIAFINADIREGRLYEQRRKLALAFMKEINKFFNVPLSNMYVIFTEHKGEDFHLYERALKSWREGEDPLKD, from the coding sequence ATGCCGCATCTTCAATTTGAATTCAGTTTCAATGCTGACAGTGAAAGCAAAAGGAAATTTGCTTCAAAAATTATGGAACACTTCTCTGAAATAATGGACACAGGAACGGATCACATAGGCATCACAATAAGAGAATTTGAAGACAACGGTCTTTTTCTGGGCAGAGTAAAAAACTCAGAGGAACTCATAGCCTTCATAAATGCAGATATAAGAGAGGGCAGACTGTATGAACAAAGAAGAAAACTTGCTTTAGCCTTTATGAAAGAAATAAACAAATTCTTTAACGTACCTTTGTCCAATATGTATGTAATTTTCACCGAGCATAAGGGGGAAGACTTTCACCTTTACGAAAGAGCCCTGAAATCCTGGCGGGAAGGTGAAGATCCGCTAAAAGATTAG
- a CDS encoding cytochrome P460 family protein — protein MKKTGLVIALFIAAVFVVSCAKTDMPKTEPANVWNYLQDQNYTDWQLFPGTTKLYPGESPHGAFLTSYINKKTAKSVNNDEFAYGSIIVKENYTPSKKLAAVTVMYKVKGFNPDGGDWYWAKYSPKGDAQAVGKVKGCIQCHSAVKGSDWSYLKSEM, from the coding sequence ATGAAAAAGACAGGATTAGTAATTGCACTCTTTATAGCAGCCGTTTTTGTAGTGTCATGCGCAAAAACCGATATGCCGAAAACGGAACCGGCAAATGTATGGAACTATTTGCAGGATCAGAATTATACCGATTGGCAGTTGTTTCCCGGAACAACAAAATTATACCCCGGTGAATCACCTCACGGCGCTTTCCTTACATCTTATATTAACAAGAAAACTGCAAAAAGTGTTAATAATGATGAATTTGCTTACGGCTCAATAATTGTAAAGGAAAACTACACCCCCTCAAAAAAGCTGGCAGCTGTAACAGTCATGTATAAAGTAAAAGGATTTAACCCTGACGGAGGAGACTGGTACTGGGCAAAATATTCTCCAAAAGGCGATGCACAGGCTGTTGGTAAAGTAAAAGGGTGTATACAGTGTCACTCGGCAGTAAAAGGCAGCGACTGGTCATATCTGAAATCAGAGATGTAG
- a CDS encoding TetR/AcrR family transcriptional regulator codes for MSTKGNKTTDKILDSTIELIFQKGIEATSISNIITKVGMSKGSLYFHFPDKHTLITEALSRYENSFFEFISASLQGSSPGEKLENFFESVKKMHKSKNYSGGCIFGNTALEMADKNDSLSQMVKNVFDRWISMLSSIIDDAQKTGEIRSDLNSQILAGFIVSSVEGGIMLSRLEKKGAPLSQTLSALKIMLCLKQKGQ; via the coding sequence GTGAGCACTAAAGGGAATAAAACAACAGATAAGATACTTGATTCAACTATAGAATTGATTTTTCAAAAAGGGATAGAAGCAACAAGTATTTCCAATATCATAACCAAAGTCGGCATGTCAAAAGGAAGTCTTTATTTTCATTTCCCGGACAAACACACTTTGATAACAGAAGCTTTGAGCAGGTATGAAAATTCATTTTTTGAATTTATTAGCGCTTCTTTGCAGGGCAGTTCTCCCGGAGAAAAATTGGAGAATTTCTTCGAATCGGTAAAAAAGATGCATAAGTCAAAAAATTATTCAGGCGGCTGTATTTTTGGTAATACAGCTTTGGAAATGGCTGATAAAAACGATTCTTTATCACAAATGGTTAAAAATGTTTTCGACAGATGGATTTCAATGTTGAGCAGTATAATTGATGATGCTCAGAAAACCGGTGAAATAAGAAGTGATTTAAATTCTCAGATACTGGCTGGTTTTATCGTTTCATCTGTAGAAGGCGGAATAATGCTTTCCCGTCTTGAAAAGAAGGGTGCGCCCCTTTCTCAAACACTCTCTGCGTTAAAAATAATGCTTTGCTTAAAACAAAAAGGGCAATAA
- a CDS encoding ATP synthase F0 subunit B — MISIDSTLLIQIVNFLIILFIGKKMIINPVLNTVEKRDEKIESLNSEAAKLRSEVEKHKKEYEEKFEQVKQEAADYHKQAKDEAVLEAEKMYAKVKTEMDEKLENARKELDKQKEEAKASLRSDAENMAEEIVDKIIGKVA; from the coding sequence ATGATTAGTATTGATAGTACTTTATTGATTCAGATTGTGAACTTTCTTATTATTTTATTCATTGGCAAAAAAATGATAATTAACCCTGTTCTCAATACAGTGGAAAAACGTGATGAGAAAATAGAGTCTCTTAACAGTGAGGCTGCTAAGTTGAGATCAGAAGTTGAAAAGCATAAAAAAGAGTACGAGGAAAAATTTGAGCAGGTGAAGCAGGAAGCAGCCGATTACCATAAGCAGGCTAAGGACGAAGCTGTTCTGGAAGCGGAAAAAATGTACGCCAAGGTTAAAACAGAAATGGATGAAAAGCTCGAGAATGCAAGGAAGGAGCTTGACAAACAGAAAGAGGAAGCAAAGGCATCATTGAGGTCTGATGCAGAAAATATGGCTGAGGAAATAGTAGACAAAATTATTGGTAAAGTGGCGTAA
- the atpF gene encoding F0F1 ATP synthase subunit B, producing MNRLVLLFNILLLPSMLMAAEGGGSHGPDFMGLVWRIIVFVVFVAILYKLLKNPFINFLDNRTKQIEESIENAEKAKENAEIELTNYKLKLQQMEKELQTMKERAKKQADSERKNILEDAENNIAKLKKSTEDMIQSDLDRAKAELREEAAKLAFELAEQKIEKRLTDDMQKRLVKNYIAKIGVTN from the coding sequence ATGAATAGATTAGTTCTTTTATTTAATATATTGCTTTTACCTTCAATGCTGATGGCAGCAGAAGGAGGCGGCAGTCACGGCCCTGATTTTATGGGGCTCGTATGGAGAATTATTGTGTTCGTTGTTTTTGTGGCGATTCTTTACAAACTTTTAAAAAATCCGTTTATTAACTTTTTGGATAACAGAACAAAGCAGATAGAAGAATCGATCGAAAATGCCGAAAAAGCAAAAGAAAATGCCGAAATTGAACTTACGAATTATAAACTCAAACTTCAGCAGATGGAAAAAGAGCTGCAGACAATGAAAGAGCGTGCCAAAAAGCAGGCAGATTCCGAAAGAAAGAACATTTTGGAAGATGCAGAGAATAACATCGCAAAATTAAAAAAGTCGACAGAAGATATGATACAGTCTGATCTTGACAGAGCTAAGGCTGAGCTTAGAGAAGAAGCGGCAAAACTTGCTTTTGAACTGGCCGAGCAAAAGATTGAAAAACGTCTTACAGATGATATGCAAAAAAGACTGGTTAAAAATTATATTGCTAAAATAGGAGTGACAAATTGA
- the atpH gene encoding ATP synthase F1 subunit delta: MIGTVISKRYAGALFEIASGENSVSKVLDELQNLIDFYYSNAEFRELVKNPLIPKESKSAVFSELKDKGVISDLLLSFTKLLVEKNRLEELENIVESFSDIYRESRGEAVADVRSVIDMDEKVKDELVSKLNEITGKKVSVQVEKDPSLLGGFLAKIKSTQYDASVKGQLEKLKEEMTG, translated from the coding sequence TTGATAGGTACTGTTATATCGAAACGATACGCCGGTGCTTTGTTTGAGATAGCTTCGGGAGAGAATAGTGTCAGCAAAGTCCTGGATGAGCTTCAAAATCTGATTGATTTTTATTATTCCAATGCTGAATTCAGAGAACTGGTAAAAAATCCTCTGATCCCTAAAGAAAGTAAAAGTGCCGTTTTTTCAGAACTGAAGGATAAAGGTGTTATCTCTGATCTTTTACTATCTTTTACGAAGCTGCTGGTGGAAAAAAACCGTCTTGAAGAACTGGAAAATATAGTTGAAAGTTTTTCAGATATTTACAGAGAAAGCAGGGGCGAGGCTGTAGCCGATGTCAGGTCAGTAATTGATATGGATGAAAAGGTTAAAGATGAATTGGTTAGTAAACTCAATGAGATAACAGGGAAAAAGGTTTCCGTGCAGGTGGAAAAAGATCCGTCGCTGCTTGGTGGTTTCCTGGCTAAAATTAAAAGTACCCAATACGATGCCAGTGTTAAAGGGCAGCTTGAAAAACTGAAAGAAGAAATGACAGGTTAG